The Desulfovibrio porci genome contains a region encoding:
- a CDS encoding TRAP transporter large permease, with protein sequence MSALAVCMLVLVILFILGMPIFMSLAIAAIAALLAMDGALPLSVVPNSLFDGVNLFPLLAIPCFVVAGMLMEYGNITKQIIDVTKQMVGRLHGGLGITTIMACTFFAAISGSGPGTVAAVGTLMIPAMIRSGYSKNYAAATTSSGGTIGILIPPSNPMIIYAILCNVSVTGMFTAGFIPGFIVAFSMCLTAYLLARKHGFQGDKDTPPFHLRTFLTACGRSGFALATPVIILGSIYSGMATPVEASVIAIFWALFVGVCINKALSWRHIYDSLLEGAMFCGTVLLIVGVSTLFGKILTYEEAPQQLARLVLQISDTPETVLLMIIAVLYFLGMFMETLSTIIILVPVLLPMINTLGIDLIHFGIILVVTNNVAMLTPPLGVNLFISSRLAGITVEQNSIAVLPYLLCLTVCILIFTFFPGVCTWLPRVMGYGG encoded by the coding sequence CTGGCGATGGACGGCGCCCTGCCGTTGTCCGTGGTGCCGAACTCCCTGTTTGACGGCGTCAACCTCTTCCCGCTTCTGGCCATACCCTGCTTTGTGGTGGCGGGCATGCTGATGGAATACGGCAACATCACCAAACAGATCATCGACGTGACCAAGCAGATGGTGGGCCGTCTGCACGGTGGTCTGGGCATCACCACGATTATGGCCTGCACGTTTTTCGCGGCCATTTCGGGTTCCGGACCGGGCACAGTGGCCGCTGTGGGCACGCTGATGATTCCGGCCATGATCCGCTCCGGCTATTCAAAGAACTACGCGGCCGCCACCACCTCTTCCGGCGGCACCATCGGCATTCTCATCCCGCCCAGCAATCCCATGATCATTTATGCCATTCTGTGCAACGTCTCCGTGACGGGCATGTTCACCGCAGGTTTCATACCGGGCTTCATCGTGGCTTTCAGCATGTGCCTGACCGCGTATCTGCTGGCCAGAAAACACGGCTTTCAGGGCGACAAGGATACGCCGCCTTTCCATCTGCGGACGTTTCTGACGGCCTGCGGCAGGTCCGGTTTCGCCTTGGCCACTCCCGTCATCATTCTGGGCTCCATCTATTCCGGCATGGCCACGCCCGTGGAAGCCTCGGTCATCGCCATCTTCTGGGCGCTGTTCGTGGGCGTATGCATCAACAAGGCCCTTTCATGGAGGCATATTTACGATTCCCTGCTGGAAGGGGCCATGTTTTGCGGCACCGTCCTGCTGATCGTCGGGGTGTCCACCCTGTTCGGAAAAATCCTGACGTATGAGGAAGCGCCGCAACAACTGGCCCGGCTCGTGCTGCAGATTTCCGACACGCCGGAAACAGTGCTGCTGATGATTATCGCCGTACTGTATTTTCTGGGCATGTTCATGGAAACCCTGTCCACCATCATCATCCTTGTGCCGGTGCTGCTGCCCATGATCAATACGCTCGGCATAGATCTCATCCATTTCGGAATCATTCTGGTGGTCACCAACAATGTGGCCATGCTGACGCCGCCATTGGGCGTCAACCTGTTCATATCCTCACGCCTGGCGGGAATCACGGTGGAACAGAACTCTATTGCCGTGCTTCCCTATCTGCTCTGCCTGACCGTGTGCATTCTGATTTTTACCTTTTTCCCCGGCGTATGCACATGGCTGCCCCGCGTCATGGGCTATGGGGGCTAG